From a single Candidatus Omnitrophota bacterium genomic region:
- a CDS encoding GuaB3 family IMP dehydrogenase-related protein → MGEYIGIKRKARRCYGFDEIALAPGKVTINPAEVDTSWKIDGKKFNVPILAAAMDGVVDVKFAIAMGKLGGIAVLNLEGVQTRYEDPDEVLEQLVKADPEKATEIIQSIYTKPIQEKLIEKRIRQIKDADVPAAVSAIPQRAERFGKIAQESGADIFVIQSTVSTVKHISKEYQALDIKRFTRASKIPVIVGNCVGYEVSYELMAAGAAGILVGIGPGAACTTRGVLGIGVPQVTATVDCAAARDAFFKKTKKYIPIITDGGMRTGGDICKAFACGSDAVMVGSAFARAIEAPGRGYHWGMATPHANLPRGTRIHVGTTGSLEEILFGPARFDDGSQNLMGALQTSMGSVGASDIKGFQKTEIIIAPSIRTEGKIFQQVQRVGMGK, encoded by the coding sequence ATGGGTGAATATATAGGCATCAAACGTAAGGCCCGCCGTTGTTATGGTTTCGATGAGATCGCGTTAGCCCCCGGAAAAGTGACGATCAACCCCGCCGAAGTGGACACAAGCTGGAAAATTGACGGAAAAAAATTCAACGTCCCGATCCTGGCAGCTGCCATGGACGGCGTGGTCGACGTGAAATTCGCCATCGCCATGGGAAAGCTCGGCGGCATCGCCGTCCTGAACCTCGAGGGCGTCCAGACCAGATACGAGGACCCGGATGAAGTCCTCGAGCAGCTCGTAAAGGCCGATCCAGAGAAAGCCACGGAAATAATCCAATCGATCTACACAAAACCGATCCAGGAAAAACTTATAGAAAAGCGCATCCGCCAGATAAAGGACGCGGATGTTCCGGCGGCGGTGAGCGCTATCCCGCAGCGCGCCGAGAGGTTCGGTAAGATCGCGCAGGAGTCCGGCGCGGACATATTCGTCATACAATCGACGGTCAGCACGGTCAAACATATATCCAAAGAATACCAGGCCCTGGATATCAAGAGGTTCACCAGGGCGTCGAAGATACCCGTCATTGTAGGGAATTGCGTCGGATACGAGGTCTCGTATGAACTGATGGCCGCAGGCGCCGCCGGTATATTGGTCGGCATCGGCCCCGGCGCGGCCTGCACGACAAGAGGCGTCTTAGGCATCGGCGTACCGCAGGTCACCGCGACTGTGGACTGCGCCGCGGCAAGGGACGCCTTTTTCAAGAAGACCAAGAAATATATCCCCATAATAACAGACGGCGGCATGAGGACAGGCGGCGATATCTGCAAGGCGTTCGCCTGCGGCTCTGACGCGGTCATGGTCGGCTCGGCGTTCGCCCGCGCGATAGAGGCGCCGGGGCGCGGTTACCACTGGGGAATGGCCACGCCGCACGCGAACCTCCCGCGCGGCACGAGGATCCATGTCGGAACGACCGGCTCGCTCGAAGAGATACTATTCGGGCCGGCGAGGTTCGACGACGGCTCGCAGAACTTAATGGGCGCGTTACAGACATCGATGGGTTCGGTCGGCGCCTCGGATATAAAAGGATTCCAAAAGACAGAAATAATCATAGCCCCGTCGATCAGGACGGAAGGCAAGATATTCCAGCAGGTCCAAAGGGTCGGAATGGGCAAATAG
- a CDS encoding class I SAM-dependent methyltransferase: MDIPRIFNITESAHRIHDPFTPEKLATLGAALRLERGTRVLDLGSGSGEMLCTWARDYGIIGTGIDMSQLFTEQAKLRAKELGVADQVKFIHGDAAGYVSDEKAGVAACLGATWIGGGVAGTIGLLAQSLRPGGIILIGEPYWRQLPPTENIAKGCLANSISDFLLLPELLASFGRLGYDVVEMVLADQDSWDRYEAAKWITMRRWLEDNPDDEFAKDVRAQLTSEPERYAAYTREYLGWGVFALMKRGKSNHA, translated from the coding sequence TTGGATATTCCACGGATCTTCAACATTACCGAAAGTGCCCACCGCATCCACGACCCGTTCACACCCGAAAAGCTCGCCACTCTCGGCGCGGCGCTGCGTCTGGAAAGGGGGACCCGGGTGCTCGACCTCGGCAGCGGTTCGGGTGAGATGTTGTGCACCTGGGCTCGCGATTACGGCATCATTGGCACCGGCATCGACATGAGCCAGTTGTTCACCGAGCAAGCGAAACTCCGCGCTAAAGAACTCGGTGTGGCCGATCAAGTCAAGTTCATCCATGGCGATGCTGCCGGCTACGTCTCTGACGAGAAGGCCGGTGTGGCAGCCTGTCTCGGTGCCACGTGGATTGGCGGGGGAGTCGCCGGCACTATCGGGCTTCTTGCGCAGAGCCTCCGCCCCGGAGGGATCATCCTCATCGGCGAGCCCTACTGGCGGCAGTTACCGCCGACGGAAAATATTGCCAAGGGGTGCCTTGCCAACTCAATCTCCGACTTTCTCCTGCTTCCGGAACTTCTCGCGTCATTCGGGCGGCTCGGCTACGACGTCGTGGAAATGGTTTTGGCAGACCAAGACAGCTGGGACAGATACGAGGCGGCCAAGTGGATCACCATGCGCCGATGGCTTGAAGACAATCCCGACGACGAGTTCGCGAAAGATGTTCGAGCCCAACTGACCTCGGAACCCGAGCGCTACGCCGCTTACACGCGTGAATACCTGGGCTGGGGCGTGTTCGCGCTGATGAAGCGGGGAAAATCCAATCATGCCTAA
- the groES gene encoding co-chaperone GroES → MNLKPLGDKVIVEVLKAEDKTKGGIIIPDTAKEKPQEAKVIAVGSGKTLENGKVVAPEVKTGDIVIFGKYSGSEVKVDEREYLIIDADDILAIVK, encoded by the coding sequence ATGAACTTGAAACCGTTAGGCGATAAAGTGATCGTCGAGGTGCTGAAAGCCGAGGATAAGACCAAAGGCGGGATAATCATCCCTGACACGGCGAAAGAAAAGCCGCAGGAAGCGAAAGTCATCGCGGTCGGTTCCGGCAAGACGCTCGAGAACGGCAAGGTCGTCGCGCCGGAAGTGAAAACCGGCGACATCGTCATCTTCGGGAAATATTCCGGAAGTGAAGTCAAGGTCGATGAAAGGGAATACCTCATAATCGACGCGGACGACATCCTCGCGATAGTCAAGTAA
- the groL gene encoding chaperonin GroEL (60 kDa chaperone family; promotes refolding of misfolded polypeptides especially under stressful conditions; forms two stacked rings of heptamers to form a barrel-shaped 14mer; ends can be capped by GroES; misfolded proteins enter the barrel where they are refolded when GroES binds), whose product MAKQLLYSDEARRKILAGVEKLSRAVVVTLGPKGRNVVLDKKFGSPTITKDGVTVAKEIELEDPFENMGAEMVKEVASKTSDNAGDGTTTATLLAEAIYREGLKNVTAGANPMALKRGIDKAVEEVVAHLKKITKPIGKDKKEISQVASIAANNDMTIGDQIAEAMDKVGKDGVITVEEAKSTETTVKVVEGMQFDQGYLSPYFVTDAEKMEAALEDPYILIHEKKISNIKEMLPLLERIAKTGRPLVIIAEEVDGEALATLVINKIRGTFQCCAVKAPGYGDRRKAMLDDIAVLTGGIAVTEDLGKKLENIDINELGRAKRVTIDKDNTTIVEGAGKTSDIKGRIEQIKAQISKSDSDYDKEKLQERLAKLSGGVAVINVGAATETEMKEKKARVEDAMHATRAAVEEGIVPGGGVALLRCIPALEKMKLSADEQIGVDIVKRALEEPIRHIVENAGLEGSVVAEHVKNEKDAAVGYDVMQNDYVDMIKSGVIDPTKVTRTALQNAASIAGLLLTTECVVTDIPEKEKTPPMPPHGGYGEGMY is encoded by the coding sequence ATGGCAAAGCAGCTGCTTTATAGTGATGAGGCAAGGCGCAAGATACTCGCGGGCGTCGAAAAACTTTCAAGGGCGGTAGTAGTGACGCTCGGCCCTAAAGGCCGCAATGTAGTCCTCGACAAGAAATTCGGCTCACCTACGATAACCAAAGACGGCGTAACGGTCGCCAAAGAGATAGAGCTCGAAGACCCGTTTGAGAACATGGGCGCCGAGATGGTAAAAGAGGTCGCCAGCAAGACCTCTGACAACGCCGGTGACGGCACCACCACGGCGACACTCCTCGCTGAGGCGATATACCGCGAAGGCCTCAAGAACGTCACGGCCGGCGCGAACCCGATGGCCCTGAAGCGCGGCATCGATAAGGCCGTCGAGGAAGTAGTGGCCCACTTAAAGAAGATAACCAAACCCATAGGCAAGGACAAGAAAGAGATATCGCAGGTTGCCTCCATTGCCGCCAACAACGACATGACCATCGGCGACCAGATAGCTGAAGCCATGGACAAGGTCGGCAAGGACGGCGTCATCACGGTTGAGGAAGCCAAATCGACCGAGACGACGGTAAAGGTCGTTGAAGGCATGCAGTTCGACCAGGGTTACCTCTCGCCGTATTTCGTCACGGACGCGGAGAAGATGGAAGCCGCGCTCGAAGATCCTTACATACTTATCCACGAGAAGAAGATCTCCAATATAAAGGAGATGCTGCCCCTGCTCGAGAGGATAGCCAAGACCGGAAGGCCTTTGGTCATAATCGCCGAGGAAGTGGACGGCGAAGCCCTAGCTACATTGGTCATCAATAAGATACGCGGCACGTTCCAGTGCTGCGCGGTGAAAGCCCCGGGCTACGGCGACAGGAGAAAGGCGATGCTCGATGATATCGCGGTCCTGACCGGCGGCATAGCGGTCACCGAAGACCTCGGAAAGAAACTAGAGAACATCGACATAAACGAGCTCGGGCGCGCCAAGAGGGTCACCATCGATAAAGATAACACCACGATCGTCGAGGGCGCCGGCAAGACCTCGGATATCAAGGGCAGGATAGAGCAGATCAAAGCCCAGATATCGAAGAGCGATTCGGATTACGATAAAGAGAAGCTGCAGGAAAGGCTGGCGAAACTATCCGGCGGCGTCGCCGTCATCAATGTAGGCGCGGCCACCGAGACCGAGATGAAGGAGAAGAAAGCCCGCGTCGAGGACGCGATGCATGCCACGCGCGCGGCTGTCGAGGAAGGTATCGTCCCGGGCGGCGGTGTAGCGCTCCTTCGCTGTATACCGGCGCTCGAAAAGATGAAACTTTCAGCCGACGAGCAGATCGGCGTCGATATAGTAAAGAGGGCTCTCGAAGAACCGATCCGCCATATCGTCGAGAACGCCGGCCTTGAAGGCTCGGTCGTCGCGGAGCACGTCAAGAACGAGAAAGACGCGGCCGTCGGTTACGACGTGATGCAGAACGATTACGTCGATATGATAAAGTCCGGCGTCATCGACCCGACAAAGGTCACAAGGACAGCCCTGCAGAATGCCGCATCGATCGCGGGCCTGCTGCTTACGACCGAGTGCGTGGTCACGGACATACCTGAAAAAGAAAAGACTCCTCCTATGCCACCGCACGGCGGCTATGGCGAGGGAATGTACTAG
- the groES gene encoding co-chaperone GroES: protein MAVQPLGDRILVKPTESENKTKSGIILPDTAQEKPSKGKVVSVGKGKLLDDGKIKELEVKAGDTVLYGRYGGTEINYKGEDLLILRESEVLAIVK, encoded by the coding sequence ATGGCGGTTCAACCGTTAGGTGACAGGATTTTGGTCAAGCCCACGGAGAGCGAAAATAAGACAAAAAGCGGAATAATCCTGCCTGACACGGCGCAGGAGAAGCCGTCCAAGGGCAAAGTAGTATCCGTTGGTAAAGGGAAGCTCCTGGATGACGGAAAGATAAAAGAACTGGAAGTGAAGGCCGGCGATACGGTCCTTTACGGCCGTTACGGCGGCACCGAGATCAACTACAAAGGGGAAGACCTTCTAATATTAAGGGAATCGGAGGTTTTGGCGATAGTCAAATAA
- a CDS encoding type III pantothenate kinase — MMLLAIDIGNTSVAFGVFRGKRLRSSWKIPTQAVLSKKTIILPKDIKTAIISSVVPNATPILKKVIAKKYKIRPLVLGENIKAPIKNLYRKPGQVGQDRLVDAVAVKELYAYPAIVIDFGTAITFDVISKKGEYLGGLIFPGIETSLNALSQKAALLPMINVAPPKGLIGRDTVDSMRSGVFYGTGALCDGVIAKLKTRYGPMKVIATGGHAALMAKFTKTIRKVDPNLTLEGLRIIFFLTKSAENL, encoded by the coding sequence ATGATGTTACTGGCTATCGACATAGGAAATACGTCCGTCGCATTCGGGGTATTCCGGGGGAAGAGGCTCAGGTCATCCTGGAAGATCCCTACGCAGGCCGTATTATCTAAAAAAACTATAATACTTCCGAAGGATATAAAAACGGCGATAATATCAAGCGTCGTGCCTAATGCGACCCCGATCCTAAAAAAAGTGATCGCAAAAAAATATAAGATCCGCCCGCTCGTCCTGGGCGAGAATATCAAGGCGCCTATAAAGAACCTTTACCGCAAACCGGGGCAGGTCGGACAGGACCGGCTCGTTGACGCTGTCGCGGTAAAGGAGCTCTACGCGTATCCGGCGATCGTGATCGATTTCGGCACAGCCATAACTTTTGATGTCATATCAAAGAAAGGGGAATACCTCGGCGGCCTGATATTCCCGGGCATCGAGACCTCGCTGAACGCGCTCTCGCAAAAAGCCGCGCTCCTTCCTATGATAAATGTAGCGCCGCCTAAAGGCCTTATAGGACGTGACACGGTCGACAGCATGAGAAGCGGCGTATTCTACGGCACCGGCGCTCTCTGCGATGGTGTCATCGCGAAGTTAAAGACTAGATACGGCCCGATGAAAGTCATCGCCACCGGCGGCCACGCCGCGTTGATGGCCAAATTCACGAAGACTATCAGGAAAGTCGATCCGAATCTTACGCTTGAAGGCCTTCGTATAATTTTTTTCTTGACAAAATCCGCAGAAAATCTATAA